The following proteins are co-located in the Blochmannia endosymbiont of Camponotus sp. genome:
- the asd gene encoding aspartate-semialdehyde dehydrogenase, whose translation MKNIGFVGWRGMVGSVLMNRMKEEDDFSHFHSIFLSTSQIGEHAPNIQGSQELFLQDACNADLLNSLDIIITCQGSAYSKIIYPKLRKIGWTGYWIDSASFLRMNDDAIIVLDPVNQVLIEQSINKGIKTFVGGNCTVSLMLMSLGGLFAHNLIEWVFASTYQAASGCGARAMRELLIQMGQVYNIVTDLLTSPSMAILDIEHTITQFSKTDSLLVDCFKVPLIGNVIPWIGDYMYNGQTQEEWKGQAETNKILNTSKIITVDSLCVRVGSLRCHSQAFVLKLKKDICLTEIEELLRSHNKWVEVISNNVTQSLNKLTPVMVSGTLKIPIGRLRKLHAGNQYISAFSVGDQLLWGAAEPLRRILRQLL comes from the coding sequence ATGAAAAATATTGGATTTGTTGGTTGGAGAGGAATGGTAGGTTCAGTATTAATGAATCGTATGAAAGAAGAAGATGATTTTAGCCATTTTCACTCAATATTTCTCTCTACATCACAAATAGGAGAACATGCTCCAAACATTCAAGGATCACAAGAATTATTTTTACAAGACGCTTGTAATGCCGATTTGCTTAATTCTTTAGATATTATTATTACATGTCAAGGTAGTGCATATAGTAAAATTATTTATCCAAAATTAAGAAAAATTGGATGGACAGGATATTGGATTGATAGCGCCTCATTTTTACGCATGAATGATGATGCGATTATTGTTTTGGATCCTGTCAATCAAGTACTGATAGAACAAAGCATAAATAAAGGTATTAAAACATTTGTAGGCGGTAATTGCACTGTAAGTTTAATGTTAATGTCTTTAGGCGGGTTGTTTGCTCATAATTTAATCGAATGGGTTTTTGCTTCCACGTATCAGGCAGCTTCTGGATGTGGAGCGCGCGCCATGCGTGAGTTATTAATACAAATGGGTCAAGTGTATAATATAGTAACTGATTTATTGACGTCCCCTTCAATGGCTATTCTAGATATTGAACATACAATTACTCAATTTAGTAAAACTGATTCCTTGTTAGTAGATTGCTTCAAAGTGCCTTTGATCGGCAACGTCATTCCGTGGATTGGTGATTACATGTATAATGGTCAAACTCAAGAAGAATGGAAAGGTCAAGCAGAAACTAACAAAATTCTCAATACTTCTAAAATTATAACAGTAGATAGTTTATGTGTGCGTGTGGGCTCATTACGTTGTCATAGCCAAGCATTTGTTTTAAAACTTAAAAAGGACATTTGTTTAACAGAAATAGAAGAATTACTCCGGTCTCATAATAAATGGGTAGAAGTCATTTCAAATAATGTTACACAATCATTAAACAAATTAACTCCTGTTATGGTATCCGGAACACTTAAAATACCCATTGGTCGCCTACGCAAATTACATGCGGGTAACCAATATATTTCTGCCTTTAGCGTAGGCGACCAATTACTTTGGGGAGCCGCTGAGCCATTACGCAGGATATTACGTCAATTACTATAA
- the aroB gene encoding 3-dehydroquinate synthase, whose product MEKIIIKLQKRSYPVIIADKLFNDFSSCWPLNIGDKVVLITNDRVAPIYLNILCNLLTRSGIVTDQLILPDGEQNKSLTTLNTIFTKLLKQNYDRSTILIALGGGVIGDITGFAAATYQRGIRFIQVPTTLLAQVDASIGGKTGVNHLLGKNMIGAFYQPIAVVINLDVLHTLSMKEFASGLAEIIKYAIALDSSFFRWLESHLDDLLILHSPSLMYCIRRCCELKASIITIDERDQGIRNLLNLGHTYGHAIESYLGYSQWSHGESIAAGIMMAVNTALRLNQFNYSDAKRIKLLLTRAGLPVRGPKEMTSKNYLEYMQRDKKSISGELNLVLPISIGNAKTVFNVNHELVSLSIEDTNH is encoded by the coding sequence ATGGAAAAAATTATCATAAAATTACAAAAAAGAAGCTATCCAGTTATTATTGCAGACAAATTGTTTAATGATTTCTCATCCTGTTGGCCATTAAATATTGGCGACAAAGTAGTATTAATTACCAATGATCGGGTGGCGCCGATTTATTTAAATATACTATGTAATTTATTGACTAGATCAGGCATTGTTACTGATCAACTAATTTTACCAGATGGCGAACAAAACAAATCTCTAACTACATTAAACACAATATTTACTAAATTACTGAAACAAAATTATGATCGTAGTACAATACTTATTGCCCTTGGTGGTGGTGTCATCGGAGATATAACTGGATTTGCAGCTGCTACATACCAACGAGGAATACGTTTTATTCAAGTTCCAACAACACTGCTTGCACAGGTAGATGCATCTATTGGAGGAAAAACTGGGGTTAACCATTTACTTGGTAAAAACATGATTGGAGCTTTTTATCAACCTATTGCGGTTGTTATCAATTTGGATGTCTTGCATACGTTGAGTATGAAAGAGTTTGCCTCTGGATTAGCTGAAATAATCAAGTACGCTATAGCTCTTGACTCTAGTTTTTTTAGGTGGTTGGAATCCCATTTGGATGATTTATTAATTTTACATTCGCCATCTTTAATGTACTGTATCCGTCGTTGTTGTGAATTAAAAGCATCTATAATTACAATTGATGAACGTGATCAAGGTATTAGAAATTTATTAAATCTTGGACATACCTATGGTCATGCCATCGAATCATATTTAGGTTATTCACAATGGTCTCACGGTGAATCTATAGCAGCGGGCATCATGATGGCAGTAAATACTGCGTTACGTTTAAATCAGTTTAATTACAGTGATGCAAAACGTATAAAACTATTATTAACACGAGCAGGTTTACCTGTGCGTGGTCCAAAGGAAATGACATCAAAAAACTATTTGGAATATATGCAACGCGACAAAAAATCAATATCAGGAGAACTGAACTTAGTTTTGCCTATTTCTATAGGAAATGCAAAAACTGTCTTTAACGTAAACCATGAATTAGTGTCTTTATCCATTGAAGACACTAACCACTAA
- the dapF gene encoding diaminopimelate epimerase encodes MRFTKMNGLGNDFVIIDAITQNIHLTSENIRYLSNRCYGIGCDQLLIVEPPYDPTIDFHCRIYNADGTEVNQCGNGIRCVAQFVCLKKLTNKQNIHISTRSNHILLSIMNDNRVSVNMGPPIFDPKLIPFYTSQYQKTYILFLPTQIILCGVVSMGNPHCIILVEKIENIEVTSLGSSLEDHHCFPERVNVSFMQIINCNNVRLRVYERGVGETQACGTAACAAVAVGIQQGLLYESVNVSLPGGTVSVNWKGTNNALHMIGSTSYVYDGYINL; translated from the coding sequence ATGCGATTTACCAAAATGAATGGGTTGGGCAATGATTTTGTCATCATAGATGCTATCACTCAAAATATACATCTTACTTCTGAAAATATCAGATATCTATCAAATCGATGTTATGGAATTGGCTGCGATCAATTATTAATAGTAGAGCCCCCTTATGATCCAACAATAGATTTTCATTGTCGAATTTATAATGCGGATGGCACGGAAGTAAATCAATGCGGTAACGGCATACGTTGTGTTGCACAATTTGTCTGCTTAAAAAAATTAACTAATAAACAAAACATTCATATTAGCACTCGCTCTAATCATATATTATTATCTATTATGAATGACAATCGTGTATCTGTTAACATGGGGCCGCCTATCTTTGATCCAAAACTTATTCCGTTTTATACATCACAATATCAAAAAACTTATATTTTATTTTTACCCACACAAATAATACTATGTGGTGTAGTATCTATGGGTAATCCTCATTGTATTATTTTAGTAGAAAAAATAGAAAATATCGAAGTTACTTCATTAGGATCATCATTAGAAGATCATCATTGTTTTCCAGAACGTGTCAATGTAAGTTTTATGCAAATCATTAACTGTAATAATGTTCGATTACGAGTATATGAGCGTGGCGTAGGAGAAACTCAAGCTTGTGGAACTGCCGCCTGCGCGGCAGTCGCCGTGGGTATTCAACAGGGATTATTATATGAATCAGTAAACGTAAGCTTGCCTGGAGGCACTGTATCAGTAAATTGGAAAGGAACAAACAATGCATTGCACATGATTGGATCAACGTCTTATGTATATGATGGATACATCAATTTATAA
- the aroK gene encoding shikimate kinase AroK, producing MLKKNNIFLIGPMGAGKSTIGRQLANQLNMEFFDSDQEIETRTGANISWVFDVEGEDKFRDREEKIIDELTKKQGIILATGGGSVKSHITRNNLSDRGLVVYLETTIEKQLIRTQHDKRRPLLRSPSVSGKTRELLEVLAKERNPLYEEIADIRISTDEQNVRIVVNKIIILRKQSNV from the coding sequence ATGTTAAAAAAAAATAATATTTTTTTAATTGGCCCTATGGGAGCCGGGAAAAGTACCATTGGGCGCCAACTAGCAAATCAATTAAATATGGAATTTTTTGATTCTGATCAAGAAATTGAGACTCGTACCGGAGCAAATATTAGCTGGGTCTTCGATGTAGAAGGAGAAGACAAGTTCCGTGATCGTGAAGAAAAAATTATCGATGAATTAACGAAAAAGCAGGGAATTATATTAGCTACCGGAGGTGGTTCTGTCAAATCTCACATAACACGGAATAATCTTTCCGATCGTGGATTAGTGGTATACTTAGAAACGACTATTGAAAAACAATTAATTCGAACGCAACATGATAAAAGACGTCCATTACTGAGGTCCCCATCAGTATCAGGAAAGACCAGAGAATTACTAGAAGTGTTAGCGAAAGAACGTAATCCGTTGTACGAAGAAATTGCAGATATAAGAATTTCCACTGATGAACAAAATGTCAGGATCGTCGTTAATAAAATCATTATTCTTCGCAAACAAAGTAATGTATGA
- a CDS encoding YhgN family NAAT transporter, protein MNEMISATVLLFLIMDPIGNLPIFMSILKDLEPKRRQIIIIREMIIALLLMLGFLFVGEYILIFLNLHTETVSISGGIVLFLIAIKMIFPSEEGSNTGFSNGEEPFLVPLAIPLVAGPSILATLLLLSHQYPHKINFLILALIVAWGLSMLILMLSNVFSRLLGSKGIGALERLMGLLLVMISTQMLLDGIHSYLCI, encoded by the coding sequence ATGAATGAAATGATATCAGCTACAGTTTTATTGTTTTTAATTATGGATCCTATCGGAAATTTACCAATTTTTATGTCGATACTAAAAGATCTAGAACCAAAACGACGTCAAATTATAATAATTAGAGAGATGATAATCGCTTTATTATTAATGTTAGGGTTTTTATTTGTTGGCGAATATATTTTAATATTTCTTAATTTACACACAGAAACAGTTTCAATCTCTGGAGGTATTGTGTTATTTTTAATTGCCATAAAAATGATATTTCCTTCAGAAGAAGGAAGTAATACTGGGTTTTCGAATGGAGAAGAACCTTTTTTAGTGCCACTTGCTATTCCTTTAGTTGCTGGTCCTTCAATTTTAGCAACATTGTTACTATTGTCTCATCAATATCCTCATAAAATTAATTTTTTAATTTTAGCATTAATTGTTGCGTGGGGATTGTCTATGTTAATTTTGATGTTGTCTAATGTATTTTCTCGTTTATTAGGTAGCAAAGGCATCGGGGCATTGGAGAGGTTAATGGGTTTATTATTAGTAATGATCTCTACTCAAATGTTACTTGATGGGATACATAGTTATTTATGCATATGA
- a CDS encoding NfuA family Fe-S biogenesis protein, with translation MICITPVAQKHFAKLLVDKKPGTQIRVFVVNPGTVHAECGVCFCPPEEFKSRDIVIEFDLFSVHVDRVYISFLKDAKIDVIINELDSQLTIKAPNATKACSNIKNKINDDSLEDRIRHVLQFQINPQLELHGGSVSLIRITEDLLAVIKFYGGCNGCAMASYTITEGIETTLKNLFPELKGVLDVTQHHRGTHSFY, from the coding sequence ATGATTTGTATAACTCCAGTTGCACAAAAACATTTTGCTAAACTGCTAGTGGATAAGAAACCAGGTACTCAGATACGAGTGTTTGTAGTTAATCCAGGTACAGTTCATGCGGAGTGTGGTGTTTGTTTTTGTCCACCAGAAGAATTTAAATCTAGGGATATAGTCATTGAGTTTGATCTCTTTTCTGTACACGTAGATCGAGTATATATATCTTTCCTTAAAGACGCAAAAATTGACGTGATAATTAATGAATTAGATTCTCAACTTACTATCAAAGCTCCGAATGCTACTAAAGCATGCAGTAATATAAAAAACAAGATAAATGATGATTCGTTGGAAGATCGGATAAGACATGTATTACAATTTCAGATTAATCCTCAGTTAGAACTGCACGGGGGCAGTGTATCTTTAATACGTATTACTGAAGACTTGTTAGCTGTTATTAAATTTTACGGAGGATGCAATGGCTGTGCAATGGCTAGCTACACCATAACAGAAGGAATAGAAACTACCTTAAAGAATCTTTTCCCCGAATTAAAAGGGGTACTAGATGTGACTCAACATCACCGCGGGACGCATTCTTTTTATTAA
- the yigL gene encoding sugar/pyridoxal phosphate phosphatase YigL: MFRIVASDLDGTLLTPDHRLTSFTKKILKLLTTRNIHFVFATGRHHTNVMQIRDNLKINSYMITSNGARIHNAHGKLIASYDLATEIVDDLLRIVHHDSQIITNIFYNDKWLINRPISKQNCFYNGCESNYHIYQKDTLPLNGICKVYFTSNNYKRLLSLEKKLHARWNHRINISFSLPTCLEVMPEGVSKGHALEKVVKLLGCQLKDCISFGDGMNDQEMLKMAGKGCIMSNAQKRLKDTLPFLEIIGSNKDDAVPHYLQCIYHNKWFDSSLISSVLN, encoded by the coding sequence ATGTTTCGCATCGTTGCGTCTGATTTAGATGGTACTCTGCTAACACCGGACCATCGATTAACATCTTTTACTAAAAAGATTCTAAAATTGCTGACTACTCGTAATATTCATTTTGTTTTTGCTACTGGCCGGCATCACACAAACGTCATGCAAATACGTGATAATTTGAAAATTAATTCTTATATGATTACTTCTAATGGAGCTAGAATACACAATGCCCACGGGAAATTAATTGCTTCTTACGATTTAGCTACAGAAATCGTAGATGATTTATTACGCATAGTACATCATGATTCTCAAATTATTACTAATATTTTTTATAATGATAAGTGGCTGATCAACCGACCAATATCAAAACAAAATTGTTTTTATAACGGATGTGAATCTAATTATCACATATATCAGAAGGATACATTGCCCTTGAATGGTATCTGTAAGGTGTATTTCACTAGTAACAATTACAAACGACTGTTATCTTTAGAAAAGAAATTACATGCGCGCTGGAATCATCGAATCAATATTAGTTTTTCGCTCCCTACATGTCTTGAGGTGATGCCAGAAGGAGTTTCTAAGGGACATGCTTTAGAAAAAGTAGTTAAATTATTAGGCTGTCAACTAAAAGATTGTATTTCATTTGGAGATGGCATGAATGATCAAGAAATGTTAAAAATGGCAGGAAAAGGCTGTATAATGAGCAATGCACAGAAAAGACTGAAAGATACTCTTCCGTTCTTAGAAATTATTGGCAGCAATAAAGATGATGCAGTACCTCATTATTTACAATGTATTTATCATAATAAATGGTTTGATTCGTCATTAATAAGCAGTGTTTTAAATTAA
- the yigB gene encoding 5-amino-6-(5-phospho-D-ribitylamino)uracil phosphatase YigB, with protein MHVYRTLQPFHAITLDLDNTLYDNYPVINQAEEKSILFLQEYHPLLSKIQNRDYYQSRKMLQFIEPNICHDVNYWRWKSLNIILLQSGLTKNEAQLGADYAMEIIIHWRNKIDIPPSTHNVLSALSSKWPLIAITNGNANPISCGLQQYFQDVLRAGINGRAKPYKDMYYLASKRLGISCKNILHVGDDLNTDIKGAIRAGMQACWINQYNLNQFCSVDTTLLPHLKISKLISLTYLL; from the coding sequence ATGCATGTTTACCGTACATTACAGCCTTTTCATGCTATAACTTTAGATTTAGATAACACATTATACGATAATTATCCAGTAATAAATCAAGCCGAAGAAAAGTCAATATTGTTTTTGCAAGAATATCATCCCTTATTGTCTAAAATACAAAACAGAGATTATTATCAGTCACGTAAAATGCTTCAATTTATAGAACCAAATATTTGTCATGATGTAAATTATTGGCGTTGGAAATCTTTAAATATAATTTTATTACAATCAGGGCTAACTAAAAATGAAGCGCAATTAGGCGCTGATTACGCTATGGAAATTATTATACATTGGCGCAATAAAATCGATATTCCTCCTAGTACACATAATGTATTATCGGCATTAAGTTCTAAATGGCCATTAATTGCAATCACTAATGGCAATGCAAATCCGATTTCTTGTGGACTACAACAATATTTTCAAGATGTACTACGTGCTGGAATTAATGGTCGTGCTAAACCTTATAAAGATATGTATTATTTAGCTTCAAAGCGTTTAGGAATATCTTGTAAAAATATTCTGCACGTAGGAGATGACTTGAATACAGATATAAAAGGAGCAATACGTGCTGGGATGCAGGCTTGTTGGATTAATCAATATAATTTAAATCAATTTTGTTCAGTTGATACAACACTGTTACCACATTTGAAAATTTCAAAACTAATATCATTAACATATTTATTATAA
- a CDS encoding UvrD-helicase domain-containing protein, which translates to MNIYNILDQLNDKQREAVTSNDQNILVLSGAGSGKTRVLINRILWLQLVKKYTPWSIMAITFTNKAASVMRNRIQSLIGVQKKSDLWIGTFHGLANRLLRAHYIDANLPKDFQILDNNDQIQLLKQLIRSLNLNENKYGVYQVMHYINSEKNKIPDIPNISTNSNSIKMTWFRIYQSYQDICNRSGLVDFNELLKRAYTLCLNYPNILHYYQKRFINILVDEFQDTNAVQYAWLCLLSGENNNLMIVGDDDQSIYGWRGAQVKNFQRLLEDFTHVRIITLEQNYRSTNNILRAANALICKNDTRFKKNLWTCKNKGDAISLYCAFNVIDEATFVVNNLIDWKKQHGLLNECAVLYRNNFQSRLLEEILLKKNIPYRIYGGIGFFERKEIRDIIAYLKFIVNQNNDTAYMRIINTPNRGIGQRTLEVINKYANLNHLSLWESSLFISNKKIIKGRPAIALKQFIILIDSLKNQMSTTTLPLHEQIFYIIRQIGLWNMYEKNILTSTYCERIQNIEEFIAMSNQYSILSESTVNTHPLQQFLSYISLEFEENLSNTHPDAVQLMTLHASKGLEFSQVFIVGLEEGICPNYVSLTNKELLEEERRLIYVGITRAMHKLTISYSETRYIYGKKMVIQSPSRFVNELPIDCLKIC; encoded by the coding sequence ATGAATATTTATAATATTCTTGATCAACTAAATGATAAACAACGAGAAGCGGTAACTTCTAATGACCAAAATATATTAGTGTTATCTGGAGCTGGTAGCGGAAAAACTCGGGTATTAATTAATCGCATTCTCTGGCTGCAATTAGTAAAAAAATATACACCATGGTCAATAATGGCGATTACTTTTACGAATAAAGCTGCTTCAGTCATGCGAAATCGTATACAATCTTTAATTGGTGTTCAAAAAAAAAGTGATTTATGGATTGGTACTTTTCATGGATTAGCAAATCGGTTACTACGCGCTCATTACATAGATGCAAATTTACCAAAAGATTTTCAAATCCTCGATAACAACGATCAAATTCAACTTTTAAAACAATTAATACGCTCACTCAACCTAAATGAAAATAAGTATGGTGTATATCAAGTTATGCATTATATCAATAGTGAGAAAAATAAAATTCCAGATATTCCAAACATAAGTACTAATAGCAATTCAATAAAAATGACATGGTTCCGAATTTATCAGTCTTATCAAGATATATGTAATCGTTCTGGATTAGTAGATTTTAATGAATTATTGAAACGCGCATATACGTTATGTTTAAATTATCCGAATATTTTACATTATTATCAAAAACGATTTATTAATATTTTAGTGGATGAATTTCAAGATACCAATGCAGTTCAATATGCTTGGTTATGTCTTTTATCAGGAGAAAATAATAATTTAATGATTGTTGGCGACGATGATCAATCTATTTATGGTTGGAGAGGAGCGCAAGTAAAAAATTTTCAACGACTTTTAGAAGATTTTACACATGTACGGATTATTACATTAGAACAGAATTATCGCTCTACTAATAATATTTTGAGAGCAGCCAATGCTCTCATTTGCAAAAATGACACACGTTTCAAGAAAAATTTATGGACATGTAAAAATAAAGGAGATGCTATTTCACTTTATTGTGCTTTTAATGTAATAGATGAAGCTACGTTCGTAGTAAATAATCTAATAGACTGGAAAAAACAACATGGTTTACTAAATGAGTGCGCTGTTTTGTATCGAAATAATTTTCAATCTCGTTTATTAGAAGAAATTTTGTTAAAAAAAAATATACCTTATCGCATATATGGAGGGATAGGATTTTTTGAACGCAAAGAAATTAGAGATATTATAGCTTATTTAAAATTTATTGTTAATCAGAATAATGACACTGCTTATATGCGAATCATTAACACACCTAATAGAGGAATTGGTCAACGTACTTTAGAGGTTATTAACAAATACGCTAATTTAAATCACTTAAGCTTGTGGGAAAGTAGCTTATTTATTTCAAACAAAAAAATTATTAAAGGAAGACCTGCTATCGCTCTAAAACAATTTATTATATTGATAGATTCCTTAAAAAATCAAATGTCCACCACCACATTGCCCTTGCATGAACAAATTTTTTATATTATTAGGCAAATCGGATTATGGAATATGTATGAAAAAAATATATTAACATCAACATATTGCGAACGCATACAAAACATTGAAGAATTTATAGCAATGAGCAATCAATATAGCATTCTGTCAGAATCAACGGTAAATACACATCCATTACAACAATTTTTATCGTATATTTCTTTAGAATTTGAAGAAAATTTATCTAATACTCACCCAGATGCAGTACAACTCATGACGCTACATGCTTCAAAAGGATTAGAATTTTCTCAAGTATTCATTGTAGGCTTAGAAGAAGGGATTTGTCCAAATTATGTTTCTTTAACTAACAAAGAATTATTAGAAGAAGAACGTAGATTAATTTATGTTGGCATCACACGTGCTATGCATAAATTAACAATTAGTTATTCAGAAACTCGTTATATTTATGGAAAAAAAATGGTTATTCAATCACCATCTAGATTTGTTAATGAATTACCAATAGATTGTTTAAAAATATGTTGA
- the hemC gene encoding hydroxymethylbilane synthase, translating to MKNKTLKIATRKSRLAICQAQHVRDELKHYHPTIRIELIPIVTTGDKFLNIDSKNKIKKGAFIKELEHALIDFRADIAVHSMKDITVPLPHELTLPVLCKRNDPRDAFVSLKYPNIDTLPMGSTIGTSSLRRQCQIRAQRPDLVVSNLRGNIDTRLKKLQYGQYDAIVLAVAGLQRLQLHEYIRVYIDPSDLLPAMGQGVIAVECRSDDADILSLLSPLYHQETSFRVRAERAVTTYLESYCHLPIASYAEIEENQIWLRALIGLPDGSKIIRTEGRAPLDQSEKLGFILAEDLLIKFKG from the coding sequence ATGAAAAATAAAACTTTAAAAATTGCTACACGAAAAAGTCGGCTTGCTATTTGTCAAGCTCAGCATGTTCGTGACGAATTAAAACATTATCATCCAACTATACGCATAGAGTTAATACCTATTGTAACAACAGGAGATAAATTTTTAAATATTGATTCGAAAAATAAAATTAAAAAAGGTGCATTTATTAAGGAATTAGAACATGCATTAATAGACTTTCGTGCCGATATTGCTGTGCATTCTATGAAAGATATTACGGTGCCTTTACCACATGAATTAACTCTTCCAGTGTTATGTAAACGCAATGATCCACGTGATGCTTTTGTTAGTTTAAAATACCCTAACATAGATACATTACCTATGGGTAGTACAATAGGTACATCAAGTTTGCGCAGACAATGTCAAATACGAGCGCAGCGTCCAGATCTAGTAGTTAGTAACTTGCGAGGTAATATAGATACTAGGTTAAAAAAATTACAATATGGACAATATGATGCAATAGTTTTAGCGGTGGCTGGATTACAACGATTACAGTTACATGAGTACATTCGTGTTTATATTGATCCATCTGATCTATTGCCAGCAATGGGACAAGGTGTTATAGCCGTTGAATGTCGTTCGGATGATGCTGATATTTTATCCTTGTTATCGCCATTATATCATCAAGAAACCTCATTTCGTGTCAGAGCAGAGCGCGCCGTTACTACTTATTTGGAAAGTTATTGTCACTTACCAATTGCTAGTTATGCTGAAATTGAAGAGAATCAAATATGGCTACGAGCACTTATTGGATTACCTGATGGTAGCAAGATTATTCGTACTGAAGGAAGAGCGCCTTTAGATCAATCAGAAAAATTAGGTTTTATTCTTGCTGAAGATTTATTAATTAAATTTAAAGGATAA
- the corA gene encoding magnesium/cobalt transporter CorA, translating into MYNIFQLKNNHLFRINEKEKIPFLNNIIWIDIIDSHDDGHNYIPNILLHQKIKFFKLQDIKKTTRFFKDKNGLHIHSFFFSYNSQEQIDNSSVFFTIHNGCLYTSRKKEFPVFCMYQKYLHNHLLINGNVYELLLNLFEVKLDELANKIEHIYSTLETLSSVIMNGQQIDEYDHALSDLAILENIGWKIRVNLLDTERAIKFLIRKVKLPVLQQQYANDILSEITLLLPHNEYVFHQISSLTQSAMGFINIEQNRIIKIFSVIFLPPTLIASSYGMNFKFMPELQWSFGYPSAIILMILSGLAPYIYFKYKNWL; encoded by the coding sequence ATGTATAATATATTTCAATTAAAAAATAATCATTTATTTCGTATTAATGAAAAAGAAAAAATACCATTTTTAAATAATATTATTTGGATTGATATAATAGATTCGCATGACGATGGTCATAATTATATACCAAACATATTGCTTCACCAAAAAATAAAATTTTTTAAATTGCAAGACATTAAAAAGACTACACGTTTTTTTAAAGATAAAAATGGATTACATATTCATTCTTTTTTCTTTTCATATAACAGTCAAGAACAAATAGATAACTCTAGTGTATTTTTCACCATCCACAATGGATGTCTATATACTTCGCGTAAAAAAGAATTTCCAGTATTTTGTATGTATCAAAAATATTTACATAATCATTTGTTAATTAATGGAAATGTCTATGAATTATTATTAAATTTATTTGAAGTAAAACTTGATGAGCTAGCAAATAAAATAGAACATATTTATTCTACTTTAGAAACATTGAGTTCTGTTATTATGAACGGACAACAAATCGATGAATACGATCATGCGCTTTCTGATTTAGCTATATTGGAGAATATAGGATGGAAAATTCGTGTTAATTTATTAGATACTGAAAGAGCAATAAAATTTTTAATACGTAAAGTGAAATTACCTGTACTACAACAACAATATGCCAACGATATTTTAAGTGAAATCACATTATTATTGCCTCATAATGAATATGTATTTCATCAAATAAGTTCTTTGACCCAATCAGCAATGGGATTTATTAATATTGAACAAAATAGAATTATAAAAATCTTTTCGGTTATTTTTTTGCCTCCAACTCTAATAGCATCTAGCTACGGAATGAATTTTAAATTTATGCCAGAATTACAATGGTCATTTGGTTATCCTAGCGCCATTATTTTAATGATTTTATCAGGACTTGCTCCGTACATCTATTTCAAGTATAAAAATTGGCTATAA